From one Gemmobacter sp. genomic stretch:
- a CDS encoding phosphotransferase family protein, producing MAEQQLADWMAAHVPGFAGPLALKRLSGGQSNPTWRVDTPGARYVLRQKPVGKVLPSAHAVDREYKVMRALQGTDVPVPRMIALCEDEAVMGSMFFVMEHVDGRVFYDPRLPDQTPAERAAIFDSMNAAIAAISMVDPVAVGLGDYGRQGGYVERQVSRWTKQYRASETRPIPAMEALIDWLPQHMPTAPEEVRIAHGDFRLDNLILHPTEPRVLAVVDWELSTLGCPYADFAYNVMAWRIAPDLFRGLGGVPLAGSGIPDEDAYIDAWCRRTGRARPENFDFYVILSLFRIAAILQGIAKRAQDGTAASDEAVQVGAKAEPLAQIAWDMARRI from the coding sequence ATGGCGGAACAGCAACTGGCAGACTGGATGGCAGCGCATGTGCCGGGCTTTGCCGGCCCGCTGGCGCTCAAGCGGCTGTCGGGCGGGCAGTCCAACCCGACCTGGCGGGTGGACACGCCCGGCGCCCGCTATGTCCTGCGGCAAAAGCCGGTGGGCAAGGTGCTGCCCTCGGCCCATGCGGTGGACCGCGAATACAAGGTGATGCGCGCGCTGCAAGGCACCGATGTGCCGGTGCCCCGCATGATCGCCCTGTGCGAGGATGAAGCGGTGATGGGCAGCATGTTCTTTGTCATGGAACATGTCGACGGGCGGGTGTTCTACGACCCGCGCCTGCCCGACCAGACGCCGGCCGAACGCGCGGCGATCTTTGACAGCATGAATGCGGCCATTGCGGCGATTTCCATGGTGGACCCGGTTGCGGTGGGCCTGGGCGATTATGGCCGGCAGGGCGGCTATGTGGAGCGTCAGGTCAGCCGCTGGACCAAGCAGTACCGCGCCAGCGAAACGCGGCCGATCCCCGCGATGGAGGCGCTGATCGACTGGCTGCCGCAGCACATGCCGACCGCGCCCGAGGAAGTGCGGATCGCCCATGGCGATTTCCGGCTGGACAACCTGATCCTGCATCCGACGGAACCCCGCGTTCTGGCGGTGGTGGATTGGGAACTGTCCACGCTGGGCTGTCCCTATGCGGATTTTGCCTATAACGTCATGGCTTGGCGGATTGCACCGGATCTGTTCCGGGGCCTGGGCGGCGTGCCGCTGGCAGGCAGCGGGATCCCGGATGAAGACGCCTATATCGACGCCTGGTGCCGCCGCACCGGCCGGGCGCGGCCGGAGAATTTCGATTTCTACGTCATCCTCAGCCTGTTCCGCATTGCGGCCATCCTGCAAGGCATCGCCAAGCGGGCGCAGGATGGCACGGCCGCCAGCGACGAGGCGGTGCAGGTCGGCGCCAAGGCAGAACCGCTGGCGCAGATTGCCTGGGACATGGCCCGCCGGATATGA
- a CDS encoding GntR family transcriptional regulator: MSGREPSGPEALARDILHGLAEGRFVPGQRLAEPDLMARYDVGRSTVREALGRLASDGLVDMVPHRGAAIRRLTRREAADVLRVAAALLELAARQAAEAVAAGESAADLVAAAADYAAVGETGRQRARARYYRALAALAGNREVMRLLPSIQVPLVRAQMRDHAAASAPSHAALVAAVSAGDGDGAATAARLHLDHLIAQLPRLPDALFARS, encoded by the coding sequence ATGAGCGGGCGCGAACCCTCTGGCCCCGAGGCGCTGGCGCGCGACATCCTGCACGGGCTGGCCGAGGGGCGGTTCGTGCCGGGGCAGCGGCTGGCGGAACCCGATCTGATGGCGCGCTACGATGTCGGCCGCAGCACGGTGCGCGAGGCGCTGGGCCGGCTGGCCTCGGACGGGCTGGTCGACATGGTGCCCCACCGGGGCGCCGCGATCCGCCGGCTGACCCGGCGCGAGGCGGCGGATGTGCTGCGCGTGGCTGCGGCACTGCTGGAACTGGCCGCACGGCAGGCGGCCGAGGCGGTGGCGGCCGGCGAAAGTGCGGCCGATCTGGTGGCGGCGGCGGCCGATTATGCGGCGGTGGGCGAAACCGGGCGGCAACGGGCGCGGGCGCGCTATTACCGGGCGCTGGCCGCGCTGGCCGGCAACCGCGAGGTGATGCGGCTGTTGCCCTCCATCCAGGTGCCGCTGGTGCGCGCCCAGATGCGCGACCATGCGGCGGCCAGCGCGCCCAGCCATGCGGCGCTGGTGGCGGCGGTGTCGGCCGGCGATGGCGATGGCGCGGCGACTGCGGCGCGGCTGCATCTGGATCACCTGATCGCCCAGTTGCCCCGGCTGCCCGACGCGCTGTTTGCCCGCAGTTAG
- a CDS encoding H-type lectin domain-containing protein, with protein sequence MMFSDFTHDGPMWAGSGPRESRQAVAFPEPFAAPPAVMVTISMWDADRRTNLRADIAAENVTEAGFDLVFRTWNDTRIARVRADWTAIGAMRDDDLWDLG encoded by the coding sequence ATGATGTTTTCGGACTTCACCCATGACGGGCCGATGTGGGCCGGTTCCGGGCCACGCGAAAGCCGGCAGGCGGTGGCATTCCCCGAACCCTTTGCGGCGCCGCCGGCGGTGATGGTGACGATTTCCATGTGGGATGCCGACCGCCGCACCAACCTGCGCGCCGATATTGCCGCCGAGAACGTGACCGAGGCGGGATTCGATCTGGTGTTCCGCACCTGGAACGATACCCGCATCGCCCGCGTCCGCGCCGACTGGACCGCGATTGGCGCGATGCGCGACGATGATCTGTGGGATCTGGGCTGA
- a CDS encoding alpha/beta hydrolase: MKTESVGGHPTHTRVLGNGPRPALALHCSLAHGGAWGPMAAELGDALTITAPDLPGHGQSADWPKDGNLHDIATAMAAALALRIGNGAPVDVLGHSFGGTVALRLAMERPDLVRSLTLFEPVMFSAAAADHAPEAAEWVAKQAVFHQLLDDGRPEEAAGYFHSLWGNGTPLDQLPETQRRYITDRIGAIRAAEDVVEQDRLGLMQPGRIEALRLPVLLARGSTSPGVIHAINQALARRIPGAHSVVIDGAAHMLPLSHAAVLAPMLRNHLGLPPRD; the protein is encoded by the coding sequence ATGAAGACCGAATCCGTCGGCGGACACCCCACCCATACCCGCGTGCTGGGCAATGGCCCGCGCCCGGCGCTGGCGCTGCATTGCTCGCTGGCGCATGGCGGGGCCTGGGGGCCGATGGCCGCCGAACTGGGCGATGCCCTGACGATCACCGCCCCCGACCTGCCCGGCCATGGCCAAAGCGCCGACTGGCCCAAGGATGGCAACCTGCACGATATCGCCACCGCCATGGCCGCCGCGCTGGCGCTGCGCATCGGAAACGGCGCGCCGGTGGATGTGCTGGGCCATTCCTTTGGCGGCACCGTGGCCCTCCGGCTGGCCATGGAACGCCCCGACCTGGTGCGCAGCCTGACCCTGTTCGAGCCGGTGATGTTTTCCGCCGCCGCCGCCGACCATGCGCCCGAGGCGGCGGAATGGGTGGCGAAACAAGCCGTCTTTCACCAGTTGCTGGACGATGGCCGCCCCGAGGAGGCGGCGGGCTATTTCCACAGCCTCTGGGGCAATGGCACCCCGCTGGACCAGTTGCCCGAAACCCAGCGCCGCTACATCACCGACCGGATCGGTGCCATCCGCGCGGCCGAGGATGTGGTGGAACAGGATCGCCTGGGCCTGATGCAGCCCGGCCGGATCGAGGCATTGCGCCTGCCCGTGCTGCTGGCGCGGGGCAGCACCTCGCCCGGCGTGATCCATGCGATCAACCAGGCGCTGGCCCGGCGCATCCCGGGGGCGCACAGCGTGGTAATCGACGGCGCGGCGCATATGCTGCCGCTCAGCCATGCCGCGGTGCTGGCCCCGATGCTGCGCAACCACCTTGGCCTGCCGCCCCGCGACTGA
- a CDS encoding 2-hydroxychromene-2-carboxylate isomerase: protein MPQIDYYFTPVSPWCYLAGDRLERIAARHGATIRYRPFDTPGIFPRTGGKVLAERHESRKAYRLQDLRRTAAKLGMKIDLQPPFFPTNPAPASYAIIAAQNAGGGDLAGLVQGLMRACWAEGQNIAEDEVIRDQLSRHGFDPALADKGLFTGAETYARNLEDAVAAGVFGAPFYIVGDERFWGQDRLEDLDLHLAGKL, encoded by the coding sequence ATGCCGCAGATCGACTATTATTTCACGCCCGTTTCACCCTGGTGCTATCTGGCGGGCGACCGTCTGGAACGCATCGCGGCCCGCCACGGCGCGACCATCCGCTACCGGCCCTTCGACACGCCCGGGATTTTCCCGCGCACCGGCGGCAAGGTGCTGGCCGAACGCCATGAAAGCCGCAAGGCCTATCGGTTGCAGGATCTGCGGCGCACGGCGGCCAAACTGGGCATGAAGATCGACCTTCAGCCGCCGTTCTTTCCCACCAATCCCGCGCCGGCCAGCTATGCCATCATCGCGGCGCAGAACGCGGGCGGCGGCGATCTGGCCGGGCTGGTCCAGGGCCTGATGCGCGCCTGCTGGGCCGAAGGGCAGAACATCGCCGAGGATGAGGTGATCCGCGACCAGCTGTCGCGCCATGGCTTTGATCCCGCGCTGGCCGACAAGGGCCTGTTCACCGGCGCCGAAACCTATGCCCGCAACCTCGAGGATGCGGTGGCGGCCGGCGTGTTCGGCGCCCCGTTCTACATCGTGGGCGACGAACGGTTCTGGGGCCAGGACCGGCTGGAGGATCTGGATCTGCATCTGGCAGGGAAACTCTGA
- a CDS encoding ribose-phosphate pyrophosphokinase has protein sequence MPVMTEPKLIAGNANRSLATSIARRMSMHRGMSVGLLDARVERFNDQEVYVEVYDNVRGEDMYVIQPTSNPANDNLMELLIITDALRRSSADRITAVIPYFGYARQDRRAKARTPISAKLVANLLTEAGVDRVLTMDLHAAQIQGFFDIPVDNLYAAPIFAMDVEHHFRGRLDNVTIVSPDVGGVARARELAKRIGCALAIVDKRREKAGEIAEMTVIGDVEGQTCIIVDDICDTAGTLVKAADLLLEKGAAEVHAYITHGVLSGPAVERVTKSRMKSLVITDSIEPTAAVKAAANIRIVPTAPIFAQAILNIWNGNSVSSLFETETLQPIYEGLYPRP, from the coding sequence ATGCCCGTGATGACCGAACCCAAGCTGATCGCCGGCAATGCCAACCGCTCGCTTGCCACGTCGATTGCCCGCCGCATGTCGATGCATCGCGGCATGTCCGTGGGCCTGCTGGACGCGCGGGTCGAACGGTTCAACGACCAGGAAGTCTATGTCGAGGTCTATGACAACGTGCGCGGCGAAGACATGTATGTCATCCAGCCGACCTCGAACCCGGCGAACGACAACCTGATGGAACTGCTGATCATCACCGATGCGCTGCGCCGGTCGTCGGCCGACCGGATCACGGCGGTGATCCCCTATTTCGGTTATGCCCGGCAGGATCGCCGCGCCAAGGCCCGCACGCCGATTTCCGCCAAGCTGGTGGCCAACCTGCTGACCGAGGCAGGCGTGGACCGCGTGCTGACGATGGATCTGCATGCGGCGCAGATTCAGGGCTTTTTCGACATTCCGGTCGACAACCTGTATGCCGCGCCGATCTTTGCCATGGATGTGGAACATCACTTCCGCGGCCGGCTGGACAATGTGACGATCGTCTCCCCCGATGTGGGCGGCGTGGCGCGGGCGCGCGAACTGGCCAAGCGCATCGGCTGCGCGCTGGCCATCGTGGACAAGCGGCGCGAAAAGGCGGGCGAGATTGCCGAGATGACGGTGATCGGCGATGTCGAGGGGCAGACCTGCATCATCGTCGATGACATCTGCGATACCGCCGGAACGCTGGTCAAGGCGGCCGACCTGCTGCTGGAAAAGGGCGCGGCCGAGGTGCATGCCTATATCACCCATGGCGTGCTGTCGGGCCCGGCGGTGGAACGGGTGACGAAATCCAGGATGAAATCGCTGGTCATCACCGATTCGATCGAGCCGACGGCAGCGGTGAAGGCGGCGGCGAATATCCGCATCGTGCCGACCGCGCCGATCTTTGCCCAAGCGATCCTGAACATCTGGAACGGCAATTCCGTGTCCTCGCTGTTCGAGACCGAGACCTTGCAGCCGATCTACGAAGGCCTCTATCCCCGGCCGTAA
- the lnt gene encoding apolipoprotein N-acyltransferase has translation MTGRWGGVALAAVAGIAAALGQVPWLLWWLVLPSYAGAIWLVAGAPGRWQAGLRAWVFGTAHFLLALHWITEPFQIDAARDAWMAPFALVFMAGGLALFWGAAGIVSGLFSRRALAFALALAGAEATRGVVLTGFPWALPGHVWLGLPPMQLAAVVGAGGLTLITLGLALLPVLLRWRGAGLAVALLGAVWGWGHWRLGQPLPPAAGPLIRLVQPNADQRLKWQPDHAREFFNRHLDLTAAPAERRPDLVVWPETAVPFLLDDDRGGLRAILAASGGTPVALGIQRTDGLRGYNALAVIGPGAVGDPEIRALYDKAHLVPFGEYIPLGDAMADWLGIFSFSPREGFGYSAGPGPRLLDLGSLGTLQPLICYEAVFPYFQRAVGRPGWMLQVTNDAWFGDDAGPFQHLALARLRAVENGVPLVRVANTGVSAMIDARGGVLAEIGLNRMGHLDVPLPGALPPTPYARLGGWPAIVAWLLGCLMLFRYRPVKH, from the coding sequence ATGACCGGACGCTGGGGCGGGGTGGCGCTGGCCGCCGTTGCGGGGATCGCGGCGGCGCTGGGGCAGGTGCCCTGGTTGCTGTGGTGGCTGGTGCTGCCGAGCTATGCGGGCGCCATCTGGCTGGTGGCCGGGGCGCCCGGGCGCTGGCAGGCGGGCCTGCGGGCCTGGGTGTTCGGCACGGCGCATTTCCTGCTGGCGCTGCATTGGATCACCGAGCCGTTCCAGATTGATGCCGCGCGCGATGCCTGGATGGCGCCCTTTGCGCTGGTGTTCATGGCCGGCGGGCTGGCGCTGTTCTGGGGCGCGGCGGGGATTGTGTCCGGGCTGTTCTCCCGTCGGGCCCTGGCCTTTGCCCTCGCGCTGGCCGGGGCCGAGGCGACGCGCGGCGTGGTTCTGACCGGGTTTCCCTGGGCGCTGCCGGGGCATGTCTGGCTGGGCCTGCCGCCGATGCAGCTGGCCGCCGTGGTTGGGGCGGGGGGGCTGACGCTGATCACGCTGGGGCTGGCGCTGCTGCCGGTGCTGCTGCGCTGGCGCGGTGCCGGTCTGGCCGTGGCGCTGCTGGGGGCCGTCTGGGGCTGGGGGCACTGGCGGCTCGGCCAGCCCTTGCCGCCGGCTGCCGGCCCGCTGATCCGACTGGTGCAGCCCAATGCCGACCAGAGGCTGAAATGGCAGCCCGATCATGCGCGCGAGTTTTTCAACCGCCATCTCGACCTGACGGCGGCGCCGGCAGAGCGCCGGCCCGATCTGGTCGTCTGGCCGGAAACCGCCGTGCCCTTCCTGCTGGACGATGACCGGGGCGGGCTGCGCGCCATTCTGGCGGCTTCGGGCGGAACGCCGGTGGCACTGGGCATCCAGCGCACCGATGGCTTGCGCGGCTACAACGCGCTGGCCGTGATCGGCCCCGGTGCGGTGGGCGACCCCGAGATCCGCGCGCTCTATGACAAGGCGCATCTGGTGCCGTTTGGCGAATACATCCCGCTGGGCGATGCGATGGCCGACTGGCTGGGCATCTTCAGCTTTTCCCCGCGCGAAGGGTTCGGCTATTCCGCCGGTCCTGGCCCGCGCCTGCTGGATCTGGGCAGCCTGGGCACCCTGCAACCGCTGATCTGCTACGAGGCGGTGTTTCCCTATTTCCAGCGCGCCGTCGGCCGCCCGGGCTGGATGTTGCAGGTGACCAACGATGCCTGGTTCGGCGATGACGCCGGGCCGTTCCAGCACCTGGCGCTGGCGCGGCTCAGGGCGGTGGAAAACGGCGTTCCGCTGGTGCGGGTGGCCAATACCGGCGTGTCCGCCATGATCGACGCGCGGGGCGGCGTGCTGGCCGAAATCGGCCTGAACCGGATGGGCCATCTGGACGTGCCCTTGCCCGGCGCGCTGCCCCCCACCCCCTATGCCCGGCTGGGCGGCTGGCCGGCGATTGTGGCATGGTTGCTAGGTTGCCTGATGCTTTTCCGTTATCGGCCTGTCAAACATTGA
- the metK gene encoding methionine adenosyltransferase, producing MSRKNYVFTSESVSEGHPDKVCDRISDAVLDAFLTVEPHARVACETFATTGRVVVGGEVGLSDKDKLKEMLGRVDGIVRDCIRDIGYEQKKFHWETVKVQNHLHKQSAHIAQGVDADAKKGKAEGAGDQGIMFGYACRETPELMPAPIQYAHAILRRLAEARKSGAEPTLLPDAKSQLSVRYADGKPVEVTSIVLSHQHTSKKQKSKDIRAIVEPYIREILPEGWITKKTVWHVNPTGMFVIGGPDGDAGLTGRKIIVDTYGGAAPHGGGAFSGKDPTKVDRSAAYAARYLAKNVVAAGLADRCTLQVSYAIGIAEPQSIYVDTHGTGVVPDEVIEKAVMASMDLTPQGIRTHLGLNRAIYSRTSAYGHFGRAPEADGGFSWEQTDLIEALKKAV from the coding sequence ATGTCCCGCAAGAATTACGTCTTTACCTCCGAAAGCGTTTCGGAAGGCCACCCCGACAAGGTTTGCGACCGTATTTCCGATGCTGTCCTCGATGCGTTCCTGACGGTCGAACCCCACGCCCGCGTCGCTTGCGAGACCTTTGCGACCACCGGCCGCGTCGTCGTCGGCGGCGAGGTGGGCCTGTCCGACAAGGACAAGCTGAAGGAAATGCTCGGCCGCGTCGATGGCATCGTCCGCGATTGCATCCGCGACATCGGCTATGAACAGAAGAAGTTCCACTGGGAAACGGTGAAGGTGCAGAACCATCTGCACAAGCAATCCGCGCATATCGCCCAAGGGGTGGATGCCGATGCGAAAAAGGGCAAGGCCGAAGGCGCCGGCGATCAGGGCATCATGTTCGGCTATGCCTGCCGCGAAACGCCAGAACTGATGCCGGCGCCGATCCAGTATGCCCATGCCATCCTGCGCCGTCTGGCCGAGGCGCGCAAATCCGGTGCCGAACCCACCCTGCTGCCCGACGCCAAGTCGCAGCTGTCGGTGCGCTATGCCGATGGCAAGCCGGTCGAGGTGACCTCGATCGTGCTGTCGCACCAGCACACCAGCAAAAAGCAGAAGTCCAAGGACATCCGCGCCATCGTCGAACCCTATATCCGGGAAATCCTGCCCGAAGGCTGGATCACCAAAAAGACCGTCTGGCATGTCAACCCCACCGGCATGTTCGTGATCGGCGGTCCTGACGGGGATGCCGGCCTGACCGGGCGCAAGATCATCGTCGATACCTATGGTGGTGCTGCCCCGCATGGCGGCGGCGCCTTCTCGGGCAAGGATCCGACCAAGGTCGACCGTTCGGCGGCCTATGCCGCGCGCTATCTGGCCAAGAACGTGGTCGCCGCCGGCCTGGCCGACCGCTGCACGCTTCAGGTGTCCTATGCCATCGGCATCGCGGAACCGCAGTCGATCTATGTCGATACCCACGGTACCGGCGTGGTCCCCGACGAGGTGATCGAAAAGGCGGTCATGGCCTCGATGGACCTGACCCCGCAGGGCATCCGCACCCATCTGGGCCTGAACCGCGCGATCTATTCGCGGACCTCGGCCTATGGCCATTTCGGCCGCGCGCCCGAGGCCGATGGCGGCTTCAGCTGGGAACAGACCGATCTGATCGAGGCGCTGAAAAAGGCCGTCTGA
- the trmB gene encoding tRNA (guanine(46)-N(7))-methyltransferase TrmB yields the protein MTNPDPSRRNFYGRIHGKTLRSSQKTYLAEDLDRLRLSGVMRDENPDRTPLDLAAAFPGTGPLWLEVGFGGGEHMVHMAARNPGIRLIGCEPFVNGIAMLLGKIRAAGVTNLAIHPADVRELFDVLPDACLSKVFLNYPDPWPKARHHRRRFVNPDYLLPLARVTAPGAEFRVATDIPDYVRQTLEEVPPAGFTLERQAGPGEAWDDWISTRYEQKALREGRDPHYLTFRRNG from the coding sequence ATGACCAACCCCGATCCCTCTCGCCGCAACTTCTATGGCCGCATCCATGGCAAGACGCTGCGCAGCTCGCAAAAGACCTACTTGGCCGAGGATCTCGACCGCCTGCGCCTTAGCGGCGTGATGCGGGACGAAAACCCCGACCGCACCCCGCTGGATCTGGCAGCGGCCTTTCCCGGCACCGGCCCGCTGTGGCTGGAGGTCGGATTCGGTGGCGGGGAACATATGGTGCATATGGCGGCGCGCAATCCCGGCATCCGGCTGATCGGCTGCGAACCCTTCGTCAACGGCATCGCCATGCTGCTGGGCAAGATCCGGGCGGCCGGCGTGACGAACCTTGCCATCCATCCGGCAGATGTGCGCGAGCTGTTCGACGTGCTGCCCGATGCCTGCCTGTCGAAGGTGTTCCTGAACTACCCCGACCCCTGGCCCAAGGCGCGCCATCACCGCCGCCGGTTCGTGAACCCCGACTACCTGCTGCCCCTGGCCCGCGTCACTGCGCCCGGCGCCGAATTCCGGGTGGCGACCGACATTCCCGACTACGTCCGCCAGACGCTGGAAGAGGTGCCCCCCGCCGGCTTCACCCTGGAACGCCAGGCCGGCCCGGGCGAGGCATGGGACGACTGGATCTCCACCCGCTACGAACAAAAGGCCCTGCGCGAAGGGCGCGATCCGCACTACCTGACCTTCCGCCGCAACGGCTGA
- the mltG gene encoding endolytic transglycosylase MltG: MWKAVASNALTLFIVGLVAVAGLLAWGKRQYEGPGPLAEAICFRVDSGDSLAKVSRGLETQGAISDARIFRIGADYSGKAQGLKFGSYLIAPQTSMDAIIDQLTRGGQSTCGAEINYRIGVTLADVVLRELDPATQRYVEVVRFDPATEAAPAEYTEALNDPGIRFRVTLAEGTTVWQAAEAMKRIDILAGEVGPLPPEGTLAPYSYEPAKGTTRAALLAEMQERQSRILADLWAARAEGLPYRTPEEALVMASIVEKETGVPDERGTVASVFVNRLRAGMKLQTDPTVIYGVTKGQGVLGRGLRQSELRGATPWNTYVIDGLPPTPIANPGRASIEATLNPPTTPYVFFVADGTGGHAFAETLAEHNANVAKWRQVEAERARQQPSGN; the protein is encoded by the coding sequence ATGTGGAAGGCCGTCGCCTCGAACGCGCTGACGCTGTTCATCGTGGGGCTGGTCGCCGTGGCGGGGCTGCTCGCCTGGGGCAAGCGCCAGTATGAAGGGCCCGGTCCGCTGGCCGAGGCGATCTGTTTCCGGGTGGACAGCGGTGACTCGCTGGCCAAGGTCAGCCGGGGGCTCGAAACGCAAGGCGCCATCAGCGATGCCCGGATCTTCCGCATCGGCGCCGATTACAGCGGCAAGGCCCAGGGGCTGAAGTTCGGATCCTATCTGATCGCGCCGCAGACCAGCATGGACGCCATCATCGACCAGCTGACGCGCGGCGGGCAATCCACCTGCGGGGCGGAAATCAACTATCGCATCGGGGTGACCCTGGCCGATGTGGTGCTGCGCGAGCTGGATCCGGCGACGCAGCGTTATGTCGAGGTGGTGAGGTTCGATCCGGCGACCGAAGCCGCACCCGCCGAATACACCGAAGCCCTGAACGACCCCGGCATCCGCTTTCGTGTAACCTTGGCCGAAGGCACGACCGTCTGGCAGGCCGCCGAGGCGATGAAGCGCATCGACATCCTCGCCGGAGAGGTGGGCCCCCTGCCGCCCGAGGGCACACTGGCGCCCTACAGCTACGAACCCGCCAAAGGCACCACCCGCGCCGCCCTGCTGGCCGAGATGCAGGAGCGTCAGAGCCGGATCCTGGCCGATCTCTGGGCCGCGCGGGCCGAAGGGCTGCCCTACCGGACGCCCGAGGAGGCGCTGGTCATGGCCTCGATCGTGGAAAAGGAAACCGGCGTGCCGGACGAACGCGGCACGGTGGCCAGCGTGTTCGTCAACCGCCTGCGCGCCGGGATGAAGTTGCAGACCGACCCGACCGTCATCTATGGCGTGACCAAGGGGCAAGGCGTGCTGGGCCGCGGCCTGCGGCAATCGGAACTGCGCGGGGCAACGCCGTGGAACACCTATGTGATCGACGGCCTGCCGCCCACGCCCATCGCCAACCCCGGCCGCGCCAGCATCGAGGCCACACTGAACCCGCCGACCACGCCCTATGTGTTCTTCGTGGCCGATGGCACCGGCGGCCATGCCTTTGCCGAAACCCTGGCCGAGCATAACGCCAACGTGGCCAAGTGGCGCCAGGTCGAGGCGGAACGTGCAAGGCAGCAGCCGTCGGGCAACTGA
- the fabF gene encoding beta-ketoacyl-ACP synthase II encodes MRRVVVTGLGMVTPLACGVEETWSRLLAGQSGAGPITRFDASNVVTQYACEIPLGDGSNGTFNPDHWMEPKDRRKVDDFILYGMAAAVQAVNDSGWVPQSEDDKERTGVMIGSGIGGLTSIAETAVLIKEKGPKRVSPFFIPGALINLISGQVSIRFGFKGPNHAVVTACSTGAHAIGDAARLIMIGDADVMVAGGAESPISEIGIAGFNACKALSTKRADDPTKASRPYDADRDGFVMGEGAGVVVLEDYEHAKARGARIYAEVLGYGLSGDAWHITAPSEDGDGGYRSMKAALKRAGITPDQVDYINAHGTSTMADTIELGAVERLMGDAAARATMSSTKSSIGHLLGAAGAVEAIFCILAIRDQVAPPTINLDNPAVAPKLDLAPNAAVKRKIDIALSNSFGFGGTNASLVLGKVTG; translated from the coding sequence ATGCGTCGGGTTGTGGTCACGGGACTGGGCATGGTCACACCGCTGGCTTGCGGGGTCGAGGAAACCTGGTCGCGGCTGCTGGCCGGGCAATCGGGCGCCGGCCCGATCACGCGGTTCGATGCGTCGAACGTGGTGACGCAATATGCCTGCGAGATCCCCCTTGGCGATGGCAGCAACGGCACCTTCAACCCCGACCACTGGATGGAACCGAAGGATCGCCGCAAGGTGGACGATTTCATCCTGTATGGCATGGCCGCTGCGGTTCAGGCCGTGAACGACAGCGGCTGGGTGCCGCAGTCCGAGGATGACAAGGAACGCACCGGGGTGATGATCGGATCGGGGATCGGCGGGCTGACCTCGATTGCCGAAACCGCCGTGCTGATCAAGGAAAAGGGGCCGAAGCGGGTTTCGCCGTTCTTCATCCCCGGCGCGCTGATCAACCTGATTTCCGGCCAGGTCTCGATCCGGTTCGGGTTCAAGGGGCCGAACCATGCGGTGGTGACCGCCTGTTCCACCGGCGCCCATGCCATTGGCGATGCGGCGCGGCTGATCATGATCGGCGATGCCGATGTGATGGTGGCGGGCGGCGCGGAATCGCCGATTTCCGAAATCGGCATCGCGGGGTTCAACGCCTGCAAGGCGCTGTCGACCAAGCGGGCCGATGATCCGACCAAGGCCAGCCGCCCCTATGATGCCGACCGCGACGGGTTCGTCATGGGCGAAGGCGCGGGCGTGGTGGTGCTGGAGGACTACGAACACGCCAAGGCGCGCGGCGCCAGGATCTATGCCGAGGTGCTGGGCTATGGCCTGTCGGGCGATGCCTGGCACATCACCGCCCCGTCCGAGGATGGCGACGGCGGCTATCGCAGCATGAAGGCCGCGCTGAAGCGCGCCGGGATCACCCCGGATCAGGTGGATTACATCAACGCCCACGGCACCAGCACCATGGCCGACACCATCGAGCTGGGCGCGGTGGAACGGCTGATGGGCGATGCGGCGGCGCGGGCCACCATGAGTTCCACCAAGTCCAGCATCGGCCACCTGCTGGGGGCTGCCGGCGCGGTCGAGGCGATCTTCTGCATCCTCGCCATCCGCGATCAGGTGGCGCCGCCGACGATCAACCTGGACAACCCGGCAGTGGCGCCCAAGCTGGATCTGGCGCCCAACGCGGCGGTGAAGCGCAAGATCGACATCGCGCTGTCGAATTCCTTCGGCTTTGGCGGCACCAACGCCAGCCTTGTCCTGGGCAAGGTGACCGGCTGA